The Vicinamibacterales bacterium genome has a window encoding:
- a CDS encoding carboxypeptidase regulatory-like domain-containing protein: MRRATRAMLLAGILAAWAGPAYAQAIGSIFGKVTDESGGVLPGVTVTVTGPALQQPLTAITSENGTYQFPSVPIGTFTVTFELASFKKAQRPNVVITTGFNAGVDQRMEIGNMTEEVTISAASPVVDTKKTATGAVFTAEILENIPTARDPWQIINMTPGVQAGLNVGGSSSGQQVGLNSRGTNANVQWNLEGGSITDLSSNSSPSYFNFDSFEQIQVTTGGGDVSVQSSGLSINLVTKSGSNVFKGSVVATYENDAMQGQNVTKDLFDLGQNGFLSGNPLKEIGVYSAEYGGPIVKNRLWFWGAADKQDINVGVTNFFDAGAGQFCQQLIAAQRAGSQALRALVTYDKLNDVQKCLSNDKTVIKDLQWKINYQMNTSNKLQYLFQSDNKYRNARGASATTLKEATTQQTSDKPWKLPLPTHSLTHTFIASDRLVFNNQFTYVHGGFFLDYQDVPPQGDCAQSSYTGATSPADYARPDGCLWNIQSLTNRTTGVASRSLTGTYQTTRHSWEAKTDGTYFLTNKFGGDHSLKFGLGWRRNPIQSFSHYSGGARAHLQCVGNSTANCGDGSRVALGSSAGYVPYQAVLYRDQLLNNDWWSYNGYIQDGFSRGRWRLNGGLRYDWQQSKWLGGCVPSNMLRPDLLPSQCEEATDTDPGTGKRIQSFGNLSPRVSGTYDLLGNGKTQVHANWSYFYATKITLANQLGGLATATQLTWGPNQSSGACSTTANAPCWTDANMDGLVQVNELIGTPSSSSSRFDLTTGVLRPAGNQVDPSARIARTREAVVGFQHELVPNLAVAVDFIYRKYDRGTTTYTIGFQPGAPGFPLSQIYRPATYTDPVTGITAPYYVVCDTCSRPSGASQITLTNPNWQVYKGVDITATKRFSNRWQMQVALTLQDNPNYFLRESAEFVDPINYEFRNGVSTIAKYVFKAQGSYQFPWDITASANYNYYQGATRTMTINGPGAVAGGLNANGASTTINRNTLEFQPRDAVRFDPTNLLDVGLQKSFRFRGGKNRIKFMLDGFNVFNRNTIQGYSSNNRSLTTVTAPSSIIPPRVFRVGASVNF; this comes from the coding sequence ATGAGACGTGCAACACGAGCGATGCTGCTCGCAGGCATCCTCGCGGCGTGGGCAGGTCCTGCCTACGCCCAGGCGATCGGCTCGATCTTCGGGAAGGTGACGGACGAATCGGGCGGCGTGCTGCCGGGCGTGACGGTCACCGTCACGGGGCCGGCGCTGCAGCAGCCGCTCACCGCAATCACCAGCGAAAACGGGACCTATCAGTTCCCCAGCGTCCCGATCGGCACCTTCACCGTCACGTTCGAGCTGGCGAGCTTCAAGAAAGCGCAGCGCCCGAACGTCGTCATCACCACCGGCTTCAACGCCGGCGTCGATCAGCGGATGGAGATCGGCAACATGACCGAAGAGGTCACGATTTCCGCCGCCAGCCCTGTTGTCGACACGAAGAAGACCGCGACCGGCGCGGTGTTCACCGCGGAGATCCTCGAGAACATTCCGACCGCGCGCGACCCGTGGCAGATCATCAACATGACACCCGGCGTGCAGGCCGGCCTCAACGTCGGCGGCTCGTCGTCGGGCCAGCAGGTCGGCCTCAACTCGCGCGGCACGAACGCCAACGTGCAGTGGAACCTCGAGGGGGGATCGATCACCGATCTGTCCTCGAACTCGTCGCCGTCGTACTTCAACTTCGACTCGTTCGAGCAGATCCAGGTGACCACGGGCGGCGGCGACGTCTCCGTGCAGTCGAGCGGTCTGTCGATCAACCTCGTGACCAAGAGCGGCAGCAACGTGTTCAAGGGCTCGGTGGTCGCGACCTACGAGAACGACGCGATGCAGGGGCAGAACGTCACGAAGGACCTGTTCGACCTCGGGCAGAACGGCTTCCTCTCGGGCAACCCGCTGAAGGAGATCGGCGTGTACTCGGCGGAATACGGCGGGCCGATCGTCAAGAACAGGCTGTGGTTCTGGGGCGCCGCCGACAAGCAGGACATCAACGTCGGCGTCACCAACTTCTTCGACGCCGGCGCCGGCCAGTTCTGTCAGCAGCTCATCGCCGCGCAGCGCGCCGGCTCGCAGGCCCTGCGGGCGCTCGTCACCTACGACAAGTTGAACGACGTGCAGAAGTGCTTGAGCAACGACAAGACGGTGATCAAGGACCTGCAGTGGAAGATCAACTACCAGATGAACACGTCGAACAAGTTGCAGTACCTGTTCCAGAGCGACAACAAGTACCGCAACGCGCGCGGCGCCAGCGCCACGACGCTGAAGGAAGCGACGACGCAGCAGACCAGCGACAAGCCGTGGAAGCTGCCGCTGCCGACCCACTCCCTGACGCATACGTTCATCGCCTCCGATCGGCTGGTATTCAACAACCAGTTCACCTACGTGCACGGCGGGTTCTTCCTCGACTACCAGGACGTGCCGCCGCAGGGTGACTGCGCCCAGAGCAGCTATACCGGCGCGACCAGCCCGGCGGACTACGCGCGCCCCGACGGCTGCCTGTGGAACATCCAGTCGCTGACCAACCGGACCACGGGCGTCGCGAGCCGCTCGCTCACCGGCACCTATCAGACGACGCGCCACTCGTGGGAAGCGAAGACCGACGGAACCTACTTCCTCACCAACAAGTTCGGCGGCGACCACTCGCTGAAGTTCGGCCTCGGCTGGCGCCGCAACCCGATCCAGTCGTTCTCGCACTACAGCGGCGGCGCGCGCGCCCACCTGCAGTGCGTCGGCAACAGCACCGCGAACTGCGGCGACGGGAGCCGCGTGGCGCTCGGCTCGAGCGCCGGCTACGTGCCGTATCAGGCGGTGCTCTATCGCGACCAGCTGCTGAACAACGACTGGTGGAGCTACAACGGCTACATCCAGGATGGCTTCAGCCGCGGCCGCTGGCGCCTGAACGGCGGCCTGCGCTACGACTGGCAGCAGTCGAAGTGGCTGGGCGGCTGCGTGCCGTCCAACATGCTGCGTCCCGATCTGCTGCCGTCACAGTGCGAAGAGGCGACCGACACGGATCCCGGCACCGGCAAGCGGATCCAGTCCTTCGGCAACCTGTCGCCGCGCGTCTCCGGCACCTACGATCTGCTCGGCAACGGCAAGACGCAGGTGCACGCCAACTGGTCGTACTTCTACGCGACGAAGATCACACTCGCCAATCAGCTCGGCGGCCTCGCCACCGCCACGCAGCTGACGTGGGGACCGAATCAGTCCAGCGGCGCCTGCAGCACGACGGCGAACGCGCCGTGCTGGACCGACGCCAACATGGACGGGCTGGTCCAGGTCAACGAGCTGATCGGGACGCCGTCCTCGAGCTCGTCGAGATTCGATCTGACGACCGGCGTGCTCCGGCCCGCCGGCAACCAGGTCGATCCGAGCGCCCGGATCGCGCGGACGCGTGAAGCGGTCGTCGGCTTCCAGCACGAGCTGGTTCCGAACCTGGCGGTCGCGGTCGACTTCATCTACCGCAAGTACGATCGCGGCACGACGACCTACACGATCGGCTTCCAGCCGGGCGCGCCGGGCTTCCCGCTGTCGCAGATCTACCGGCCGGCGACCTACACCGATCCGGTGACCGGCATCACCGCGCCGTATTACGTCGTGTGCGACACCTGCTCGCGTCCATCGGGCGCGTCGCAGATCACCCTGACCAACCCGAACTGGCAGGTCTACAAGGGCGTCGACATCACCGCCACCAAGCGGTTCAGCAACCGCTGGCAGATGCAGGTCGCGCTGACGCTGCAGGACAATCCGAACTACTTCCTGCGCGAGTCGGCCGAGTTCGTCGATCCGATCAACTACGAGTTCCGCAACGGCGTGAGCACGATCGCGAAGTACGTGTTCAAGGCGCAGGGGAGCTATCAGTTCCCGTGGGACATCACCGCGTCGGCCAACTACAACTACTACCAGGGGGCGACGCGCACGATGACGATCAACGGGCCGGGCGCGGTGGCCGGCGGTCTCAACGCCAACGGCGCATCGACGACGATCAACCGCAACACGCTGGAGTTCCAGCCGCGTGACGCCGTCAGGTTCGACCCGACGAACCTGCTCGACGTGGGTCTCCAGAAGTCGTTCCGCTTCCGCGGCGGCAAGAACCGGATCAAGTTCATGCTGGACGGGTTCAACGTGTTCAACAGGAACACCATCCAGGGCTACAGCAGCAACAACCGGAGCCTGACCACGGTGACGGCCCCGAGCTCGATCATCCCGCCGCGCGTCTTCCGCGTCGGCGCCAGCGTGAACTTCTAG
- a CDS encoding VWA domain-containing protein, whose protein sequence is MATLLLCGLALFQGQATFKSTTALVEVDAIVLDRQGNFVPGLKPGNITLYENGKPQKIQQFFMVTHDLGLREGSVASEYAEQAQYSAHRVFVLLFDETHLANDSLMRVKVGAEKFVREMFREGDAAGIFVNGGMYKGRLTVDKGELLAGLRAVQPAFENRQGILAPFREWPRIPSEVDALRIAEGAREVTRALAAQACQDDAVACTGEGGAGNVENLVQQKARLYIRQARMMTARTVQNLETVARGLAKMPGRKTVVLLSEGFFVQDVRSTIETVAAQAARSGITIYSIDGRGLINGLGANPDVLSQSAARSAAFDTGEDGPNILTANTGGFMIRNIDDVSLAFGRIIRDTSTYYVIGYQPENATMDGKLRRIEVRTDVPGVTVRARKGYAAVKLPPQEAIWGFTK, encoded by the coding sequence ATGGCGACGCTCCTCCTGTGCGGCCTCGCGCTCTTCCAGGGCCAGGCGACGTTCAAATCGACCACCGCGCTGGTCGAAGTCGACGCGATCGTGCTCGACAGGCAGGGCAACTTCGTGCCGGGCCTGAAGCCGGGCAACATCACGCTCTACGAGAACGGAAAGCCGCAGAAGATCCAGCAGTTCTTCATGGTGACGCACGACCTCGGGCTGCGCGAGGGATCGGTCGCCAGCGAGTACGCGGAACAGGCGCAATACAGCGCGCACCGGGTGTTCGTGCTGCTCTTCGACGAGACGCATCTCGCCAACGACTCGCTGATGCGCGTGAAGGTCGGCGCGGAGAAGTTCGTCCGGGAGATGTTCCGCGAAGGGGACGCCGCGGGCATTTTCGTCAACGGCGGCATGTACAAGGGGCGGCTGACCGTCGACAAGGGAGAGCTGCTCGCCGGGCTGCGCGCCGTGCAGCCGGCGTTCGAGAACCGCCAGGGCATCCTGGCGCCGTTCCGCGAATGGCCGCGCATCCCGAGTGAGGTCGACGCGCTGCGCATCGCGGAAGGGGCGCGCGAGGTGACGCGCGCGCTCGCCGCGCAGGCGTGCCAGGACGACGCGGTGGCGTGCACGGGCGAAGGGGGCGCCGGCAACGTCGAGAACCTGGTGCAGCAGAAGGCCAGGCTCTACATCCGGCAGGCGCGCATGATGACGGCGCGCACGGTGCAGAACCTGGAGACCGTCGCGCGCGGCCTCGCCAAGATGCCCGGCCGGAAGACCGTCGTCCTGCTGAGCGAAGGCTTCTTCGTCCAGGATGTCCGCAGCACGATCGAGACGGTCGCCGCCCAGGCGGCGCGCAGCGGCATCACGATCTATTCGATCGACGGCCGCGGGTTGATCAACGGCCTCGGCGCCAACCCCGACGTGTTGTCGCAGTCGGCAGCCCGCTCGGCGGCGTTCGACACCGGCGAAGACGGCCCCAACATTCTCACCGCCAACACCGGCGGCTTCATGATCCGCAACATCGACGACGTGTCGCTGGCGTTCGGCCGCATCATCCGCGACACCAGCACTTACTACGTCATCGGCTATCAGCCGGAGAATGCCACGATGGACGGCAAGCTGCGGCGGATCGAGGTCAGGACGGACGTGCCTGGGGTCACGGTGAGGGCGCGCAAGGGCTACGCGGCCGTGAAGCTGCCGCCGCAGGAAGCGATCTGGGGGTTCACCAAGTAA
- a CDS encoding sulfatase-like hydrolase/transferase — MFPVRSVATLVSAGALAALAACALLGGRSFRVLPNPERNILLVTIDTLRADAVGAYGGRAPTPNLDALAARGARFEFAHAHAVVTLVSHASILTGRYPYEHGIRDNTGYRLDGRQPTAATLLKGRGFATGAFVGGFPLDRRFGLTSGFDVYDDRMTRTGPTGEITDRERRADDVVKSALTWIGAQSGKWFAWVHVYDPHEPYEPPGVYASGIGPDAYGGEVAWTDAALGPLFGRLRALSRPTLVVVTSDHGESLGEHGERTHSLFAYEPTLRVPLIVGEIDPAQPDAKVRGRVISTPVRHVDLLPTIAGSAGAPAADTSGTSLLDAIANGRGEDRPSYFEAMSAAVTRGWAPLRGVLVGREKYIDLPIVELYDLATDPQEAANVASRRADRARVMVETLKQFNVAPPARARQETADTIERLRSLGYIGGASAAVRERYTEADDPKRLVEIEQLLTRGNDAIRLGRADEAIAAFRTIIEKRPDTEDAYRKLALVYWRTGRRALAVETLETALRNGVTQPEVRIRLSQYLAESGAPGKAIALLEKDAGDDPDALLVLGNAYTLANRNADAVRTYTRLAQIAPDNASAFENMGVAQIQARDLRGAEASLRRALQLDPNLPAAHTALGVLLARTGRKAEAIEEWKRAAALGDPNAADNLRAIR; from the coding sequence TCCGCCGGCGCGCTGGCGGCGCTCGCGGCCTGCGCGTTGCTCGGCGGCCGATCCTTCCGGGTCCTCCCCAACCCCGAGCGCAACATCCTGCTGGTCACGATCGACACGCTGCGCGCGGATGCGGTGGGCGCGTACGGCGGCCGCGCGCCGACGCCGAACCTCGACGCGCTCGCGGCCCGCGGCGCGCGGTTCGAGTTCGCGCACGCGCACGCGGTCGTCACGCTGGTGTCGCACGCGAGCATCCTGACCGGGCGCTATCCCTACGAACACGGCATCCGCGACAACACCGGCTATCGCCTGGATGGCCGCCAGCCCACGGCGGCGACGCTGCTGAAGGGGCGCGGCTTCGCGACCGGCGCGTTCGTCGGCGGCTTCCCGCTCGACCGGCGCTTCGGGCTCACGTCCGGATTCGACGTCTACGACGATCGGATGACGCGCACCGGGCCCACCGGCGAGATCACCGATCGCGAGCGTCGCGCCGACGACGTGGTGAAATCGGCGCTGACGTGGATCGGCGCGCAGTCCGGGAAATGGTTCGCGTGGGTCCACGTCTACGATCCGCACGAGCCGTACGAGCCGCCGGGCGTCTACGCGTCAGGCATCGGCCCGGACGCCTACGGCGGCGAAGTCGCGTGGACCGATGCCGCGCTCGGGCCGCTGTTCGGCCGTCTGCGTGCCCTGTCCCGTCCGACCCTCGTCGTGGTCACGTCCGATCACGGCGAGAGCCTGGGGGAGCACGGCGAGCGCACGCACAGCCTCTTTGCCTACGAGCCGACGCTCAGGGTCCCGCTGATCGTCGGCGAGATCGATCCGGCGCAGCCGGACGCAAAGGTGCGCGGCAGGGTGATCTCGACGCCCGTGCGCCATGTCGATCTGCTGCCGACGATCGCCGGCTCGGCCGGCGCGCCTGCGGCGGACACGTCCGGCACGTCCCTGCTCGACGCCATCGCCAACGGGCGCGGCGAGGACCGGCCCTCCTACTTCGAGGCGATGAGCGCGGCGGTGACGCGCGGCTGGGCGCCGCTGCGCGGCGTGCTGGTGGGACGCGAGAAGTACATCGATCTGCCGATCGTCGAGCTGTACGATCTCGCCACGGATCCGCAGGAGGCGGCGAACGTGGCGTCGCGCCGCGCGGATCGCGCGCGGGTCATGGTCGAAACGTTGAAGCAGTTCAACGTCGCGCCCCCGGCGCGCGCGCGCCAGGAGACGGCGGACACCATCGAGCGGCTGCGCTCGCTCGGCTACATCGGCGGCGCGTCCGCTGCCGTGCGCGAACGCTACACCGAGGCCGACGATCCGAAGCGGCTGGTCGAGATCGAGCAGCTCCTCACGCGCGGCAACGACGCGATCCGCCTCGGCCGGGCCGACGAAGCCATCGCGGCGTTCCGCACCATCATCGAAAAGCGGCCGGACACCGAGGACGCCTACCGGAAGCTCGCGCTCGTGTATTGGCGGACCGGGCGTCGCGCCCTTGCGGTTGAAACGCTCGAGACCGCGCTGCGCAACGGCGTGACGCAGCCGGAGGTGCGGATCCGCCTGTCGCAGTACCTCGCGGAATCCGGTGCGCCCGGCAAGGCGATCGCCCTGCTCGAGAAGGACGCCGGCGACGATCCCGACGCGCTGCTGGTGCTCGGCAACGCGTATACGCTCGCCAACCGGAACGCCGACGCGGTGCGCACCTACACGCGCCTGGCGCAGATCGCGCCCGACAATGCGTCGGCGTTCGAGAACATGGGCGTGGCGCAGATCCAGGCGCGCGATCTCCGCGGCGCCGAGGCCTCGCTGCGCCGCGCCCTCCAGCTCGACCCCAACCTCCCCGCCGCCCACACCGCCCTGGGCGTCCTCCTCGCCCGCACCGGCCGCAAGGCCGAAGCGATCGAAGAATGGAAGCGCGCCGCCGCCCTCGGCGACCCCAACGCGGCAGACAACCTGCGGGCGATACGGTGA
- a CDS encoding VWA domain-containing protein — MTRLAAAAVLALASASAWHQQVFRSGVEGITVVVSVRQGNRPVAGLTAADFQLTDNGVPQKISSLAAEKVPLDLTLLLDLSSSVDGPQLQRIKKAVADTAGLLRADDRIRLVAISQVLQEVFPFQPKSAAMALDGLRAEGATSLYDGMAAAMMRPADAGRRQLIVTFTDGRDSTSIVDQKVALEIARRTDAVVSIVVPVEAAEASASRRLAQRNTLDSLAGAGNVTFSGRGMEVGPDGVPTALARLVAPTGGVVIPLGTGESISRVFKATLEDFRASYVLQYIAEGVGDEGWHELSVSVRKRGGFEIRARKGYMGRSRIGSPGNQLGATK, encoded by the coding sequence ATGACGCGGCTCGCCGCCGCCGCGGTCCTCGCCCTCGCCTCCGCATCCGCCTGGCACCAGCAGGTCTTCCGCTCGGGCGTCGAGGGCATCACCGTCGTCGTCTCGGTGCGGCAGGGAAACAGACCGGTCGCGGGGCTGACGGCGGCCGATTTCCAGCTCACCGACAACGGCGTGCCCCAGAAGATCTCCTCGCTCGCCGCGGAGAAGGTGCCGCTCGATCTCACCCTGCTCCTCGATCTGAGCAGCAGCGTCGACGGCCCGCAGCTGCAGCGCATCAAGAAGGCGGTCGCCGACACCGCCGGCCTGCTGCGAGCCGACGACCGCATCCGTCTCGTCGCGATCTCACAGGTGCTGCAGGAAGTGTTTCCGTTCCAGCCGAAATCGGCGGCGATGGCGCTCGACGGCCTGCGCGCAGAAGGCGCGACCTCGCTCTATGACGGCATGGCCGCGGCGATGATGCGTCCCGCCGATGCCGGCCGACGGCAGCTGATCGTCACCTTCACCGACGGCCGCGACTCGACGAGCATCGTCGACCAGAAGGTTGCGCTCGAGATCGCGCGCCGCACCGACGCCGTCGTCAGCATCGTCGTGCCCGTGGAAGCCGCCGAAGCGAGCGCGTCGCGGCGCCTCGCGCAGCGCAACACCCTCGATTCGCTGGCCGGCGCGGGCAACGTCACGTTCAGCGGCCGCGGCATGGAGGTCGGTCCGGACGGCGTGCCGACGGCGCTCGCGCGGCTCGTCGCGCCGACCGGCGGCGTCGTCATTCCGCTCGGCACCGGCGAGTCGATCAGCCGCGTCTTCAAGGCGACGCTCGAGGATTTCCGCGCCAGCTACGTGCTGCAGTACATCGCCGAAGGAGTCGGCGACGAGGGCTGGCACGAGCTGTCGGTATCGGTGCGGAAGCGCGGCGGCTTCGAGATCCGCGCGCGCAAGGGGTACATGGGACGCAGTAGAATCGGCTCACCCGGTAATCAGCTCGGAGCCACGAAATGA